One window of the Anoplolepis gracilipes chromosome 9, ASM4749672v1, whole genome shotgun sequence genome contains the following:
- the Rhea gene encoding talin-2 isoform X2 has protein sequence MASSDSGGFCARRRSPQAIAMATLSLRISIPEKNATKMMQFDPSTSVYDACRIIREKLAEASNMGQPKDYGLFLADEDVKKGVWLEPGRNLDYYILRNGDLLEYRRKLRTLRVRMLDGTLKTMLVDDSQPVANLMVVICTKIGITNHDEYSLVRELVDEENENQKPGNFGTLTLKRKKEEKGERDAKMEQLRKKLKTDDEVNWIDPSKTLREQGIDESETVLLRRKFFFSDQNIDSRDPVQLSLLYVQARDAILDGTHPITQEKACVFAGIQCQIQFGDHKEEKHKPGFLDLKEFLPQSYVKVKGIEKKIYAEHKKHIGLSELDAKVLYTKTARSLNTYGVTFFLVKEKMKGKNKLVPRLLGVTKDSVLRLDEKTKEILKTWPLTTVRRWGASPNTFTLDFGDYSDQYYSVQTTEAEQILQLISGYIDIILKKQKAKDHFGIEGDEGSTMVEDSVSPLKATIMQHETSNVGKGNVEAVSVAIPAVMRAGGDGARPYGTGHIGGAQYTTISGQVNIAHAPPMVQQTKVTSVLSEPQRALLSTISAGHEVIHIAEMELSTKAQLPELGTDPASLRWIEQTIDTHKQNVGSQIAAMNAATAQVVTLTSGPADDVDHTAVGAAITTIATNLPEMTKGVRMIAALMDDDSSGERLLDAARKLCSAFSDLLKATEPETKEPRQNLLNAASRVGEASHQVLTTIGEEDDSNRELQDMLLALAKAVANTTAALVLKAKNIAATCEDSATQNRVISAATQCALATSQLVACAKVVAPTLHSPACQTQLMNAVREVTKAVERLVQVCNETCGDENLLKELSVAASEVSRTLNDLLNHIKTATRERAKETIQEGAVETILVATDRLFASTGDGSEMVRQARVVGQATAQLIQSIKGEAERQTDSEQQQRLLAAAKLLADATAKMVEAARQCASNPHDVRMQDQLRQAAEELRAATTAAATPALRRKLITRLEVCAKQAASTATQCIAAASGVGHHNTNPASQEELNMECRTIAQHIPHLVSGVKGTQAQPDNPTAQLNLINASEQFLQPGTAVVKAARAVLPTVTDQASAMQLNNTSQQLGSSLADLRSAVTRARETCGGLELDAAEELINSLKDELGEFYRAVEAASLRPLPEETMESTALRLGATSKNVGFAMAQLLSAAKQGNENYTGSAARETASALKDLTYAVRGVAATSNQPETQKKVLMTADDVILRSLRLVKEARRVLKNPDDPENEVNLAAVAKDVSNSLNKCVSCLPGQRDVDEAIRNIDDMAQILNTNEFPQTSKSYGQLQNDLNNAAANLNDASSNIVSSVRSPVQLANSSKQFTNAFGNLLGVGMEMAGQTTIETRSQVVVSLKNVTMTSGKLLITAKSVAADPTAPNAKNQLSAAARAVTDSINYLVDVCTSAAPGQNECDNAIRNIQSMRSLLDNPSEPISDASYFECLETVMEKSKSLGDGMTGIANYAKKSEHENFSVAVRGVSSSICGLIEAAAQAAYLAGVSDPTSVAGKPGLVDQAQFLRAAQAIHSGCQSLGNPTTTQEQVLSAATIIAKHTSALCNACRLASSKTSNPVAKRHFVQSAKDVANSTACLVKEIKALDKNYSDVNREKCAEATKPLLEAVDNLCTFASSPEFASQPAKISIAARAAQEPITSAGKSIIDGSCAMVQAAKSLAVSPKDPPTWQLLANHSKSVSDSIKSLVASIRDKAPGQKECDAAIEKLSARIRELDAASLSAVSQALVPRRENTVQGFTDQMESSASELREKLEPLRTAAKYEAENVGHAVNQIALYSEPLVSGAIGAASNMVHSKQQMVLLDQTKTVAESALQLIYVTKESAGNPKAVALHSEVDETVESTKDALQELQNTLETISTSAGIVTGLIDTISRAMVRLEDHRMSTIDTVDSYVDYQTRMVEAAKEIARLAQEMSTKSSTDVARLGPLAVDISHKYTQLARDTSGASAAASNADVSAKLRTGVQELGRACADIVRAAGTCQMSPGDVYAQREVAEHSKIVTEKVSQVLAALQAGSRGTQACINAASTVSGIIGDLDTTIMFATAGTLHAENENDTFADHRENILQTAKALVEDTKTLVAGAASSQEQLAVAAQNAVSTIVQLAEVVKYGAASLGSQNPEAQVMLINAVKDVASALGDLIHATKAASGKPINDPSMAHLKDSAKVMVTNVTSLLKTVKAVEDEHTRGTRALESTIEAIAQEIRALSSSETQKSHVTPEDLVRCTKSITLSTAKAVSAGNSCKQDDIIAAANMGRKSISDMLTICKSAAYNCAETAELRERTLQAGHDVAINYRELLQAILQISSRSGDAKHTLPAISRKIAQSVTELVAVAELLKGSDWVDPDDPTVIAENELLGAAASIDAAAKKLASLRPRRSIQETTEDMNFDEMILEAAKSIAAATSALIKAASAAQRELIATGKVSRTPLTSSDDGQWSEGLISAARMVAAATHSLVESANALVQGVSSEEKLISSAKQVASSTAQLLVACKVKADPDSESTKRLQAAGNAVKRATDNLVRAAQQAIQQEEDRSLVLNRRMVGGIAQEIDARSEVLRIERELEEARGRLTAIRLAKYKNRSDLADGDGDVAVDQSGYQSYTTRYETRAYEPQTTPSPIQTMNHTLDQLQSTTQHISQFGGDRQNLISPEKVHSTQSTLERKMKDSQYRSTVDQYGSLDRKYIIDGHQERSPYVVTERKIITDNSPGQYSSIERRINQESYIAEKRHADGIPSYTPPPPPPQHILYSPKPPLTIPKIIQEPTFNDPKSPQDQQKYPTDRFSSVSPMSTFRSEKQVDTQRFSGGVPQHQTFKNIESKAVPGGRIETITTKTYTSTPGKSSSSNYEAAEEIKEYTTSGNDLSTFKSFDNDTLEEHTMKQSMHKVTEKKTVTMTMSSRQESNTKTFRYEDKQ, from the exons ATGGCA TCAAGTGATTCTGGAGGTTTTTGCGCACGTAGAAGATCACCCCAGGCTATCGCAATGGCCACCCTATCCTTGCGCATTTCTATACCGGAGAAGAATGCCACCAAGATGATGCAATTTGATCCCAGCACATCGGTATACGACGCTTGTCGCATTATCAGAGAAAAACTCGCTGAAGCCAGCAACATGGGTCAAC cGAAAGATTACGGCTTGTTCCTCGCTGATGAGGACGTGAAGAAGGGAGTCTGGTTGGAACCCGGGCGAAACCTCGACTATTATATCCTGAGAAACGGAGATTTGCTCGAATACCGTCGTAAGCTCCGTACTCTTCGAGTTCGTATGCTGGACGGGACGTTGAAGACCATGCTAGTGGATGACAGTCAGCCCGTAGCAAATCTCATGGTGGTGATATGTACAAAGATAGGTATCACGAATCATGACGAATATTCTTTGGTGCGCGAGCTAGTAGACGAGGAAAACGAAAATCAGAAACCTGGAAATTTTGGCACTCTCACGTTGAAGCGAAAGAAGGAGGAGAAGGGTGAAAGAGACGCTAAGATGGAACAATTGAGGAAGAAGTTAAAAACTGATGATGAag TTAATTGGATAGATCCAAGTAAGACTCTTCGCGAACAAGGCATAGACGAATCAGAAACCGTTTTGTTGAGGaggaaatttttcttttcggaTCAAAACATCGACAGTCGCGATCCTGTACAATTGTCCCTATTGTACGTGCAAGCGCGAGATGCGATTCTTGACGGTACACATCCGATTACACAGGAAAAGGCTTGCGTTTTCGCCGGGATCCAATGTCAAATCCAGTTTGGCGATCATAAGGAGGAGAAACATAAACCGGGTTTTTTGGA TCTTAAAGAATTCCTACCGCAATCGTATGTGAAAGTCAAGGGAATAGAGAAAAAGATCTACGCGGAGCATAAGAAACACATCGGGCTGTCGGAGCTGGACGCCAAAGTCCTATATACCAAGACTGCCAGGTCATTGAACACATACGGTGTCACGTTCTTTTTGGTAAAGGAGAAGATGAAGGGCAAAAACAAACTAGTGCCGCGTTTACTCGGCGTGACAAAAGATTCAGTCCTGCGACTCGACGAGAAAACGAAGGAGATCCTGAAGACGTGGCCATTGACGACCGTGCGACGGTGGGGCGCTTCACCGAACACTTTTACTCTCGACTTTGGCGACTACTCCGACCAATATTACAGTGTGCAGACTACCGAAGCGGAGCAGATACTTCAGCTGATCTCCggttatattgatattatcctAAAAAAGCAAAAAGCGAAGGATCACTTCGGTATCGAGGGAGACGAGGGATCTACGATGGTGGAGGACAGCGTGTCGCCTCTAAA GGCCACCATCATGCAACACGAGACCAGCAATGTCGGTAAAGGAAATGTAGAAGCCGTCTCGGTTGCCATACCAGCTGTCATGAGGGCCGGAGGAGATG GGGCCCGACCATACGGAACCGGTCACATAGGTGGTGCCCAGTACACGACCATCAGCGGACAGGTGAACATCGCTCATGCCCCACCTATG GTCCAGCAAACTAAAGTGACATCCGTCCTATCCGAACCGCAACGTGCCTTATTGTCGACCATCAGTGCTGGTCACGAAGTGATCCATATCGCCGAGATGGAATTGTCTACGAAAGCTCAACTGCCCGAATTAGGGACTGATCCAGCGTCCTTAAGATGGATCGAACAAACGATCGACACCCACAAGCAAAATGTAGGCTCGCAGATCGCGGCGATGAACGCTGCGACCGCGCAGGTGGTTACGTTGACCTCGGGACCAGCAGATGACGTCGATCATACCGCGGTGGGAGCCGCGATTACTACGATTGCTACGAATTTACCAGAGATGACGAAAGGCGTGCGAATGATAGCCGCTCTCATGGACGATGATTCGTCTGGTGAGCGATTATTAGACGCCGCCAGAAAACTCTGTTCTGCGTTTTCAGACTTGTTGAAGGCCACGGAGCCGGAGACTAAAGAA CCACGGCAAAATCTTCTAAATGCGGCGTCGCGAGTGGGCGAGGCATCGCACCAAGTATTGACAACTATTGGCGAAGAGGATGACTCGAATCGTGAGTTGCAGGACATGTTACTTGCACTTGCTAAGGCCGTCGCCAATACTACCGCTGCTCTAGTACTGAAGGCAAAGAACATAGCAGCTACATGCGAAGATTCCGCTACACAGAACAGAGTAATATCGGCTGCAACGCAATGCGCACTGGCCACATCGCAACTTGTAGCCTGCGCCAAAGTAGTAGCGCCAACCTTACATTCGCCCGCTTGTCAGACGCAATTAATGAATGCTGTACGCGAGGTGACCAAAGCCGTGGAACGTCTAGTTCAAGTCTGCAACGAAACATGTGGCGATGAGAATCTGCTGAAGGAATTGAGTGTCGCTGCCAGCGAAGTTAGTCGCACTTTGAACGATCTTCTCAATCACATCAAGACTGCGACTAGAGAACGGGCTAAAGAGACCATTCAGGAAGGCGCGGTGGAAACTATTTTAGTTGCGACAGACAGACTCTTCGCTAGCACTGGTGACGGCAGTGAAATGGTGCGACAGGCACGAGTAGTTGGTCAAGCTACTGCACAATTGATTCAGAGCATCAAAGGCGAGGCGGAGAGACAGACGGATTCAGAGCAACAGCAACGTCTTCTAGCGGCAGCAAAACTACTTGCTGACGCCACAGCCAAGATGGTGGAGGCGGCGCGGCAGTGCGCCAGTAATCCACATGATGTAAGAATGCAGGATCAACTTCGCCAGGCAGCGGAAGAATTACGAGCCGCGACTACCGCGGCAGCGACTCCGGCGTTACGCAGAAAACTCATCACGCGTTTGGAGGTGTGCGCCAAACAAGCCGCGTCTACGGCCACGCAGTGCATCGCAGCGGCTTCCGGTGTTGGACATCATAACACGAATCCGGCCAGCCAGGAGGAACTTAATATGGAGTGCCGTACGATAGCACAACATATTCCTCATTTAGTATCGGGAGTAAAAGGCACACAGGCACAGCCAGACAATCCTACGGCGCAACTAAATCTGATAAATGCTTCCGAGCAGTTTTTGCAACCGGGTACTGCTGTGGTGAAGGCGGCTAGGGCTGTTTTGCCAACGGTCACGGATCAGGCGTCCGCCATGCAGCTGAACAATACCTCGCAACAGTTGGGATCTTCATTGGCAGATTTAAGATCAGCAGTGACGCGCGCCAGAGAAACTTGCGGTGGATTGGAGCTCGACGCAGCAGAAGAGTTGATAAATAGTTTGAAAGACGAGCTGGGCGAGTTCTACCGCGCCGTCGAAGCTGCTTCATTAAGGCCGTTACCGGAAGAGACAATGGAATCTACTGCTTTACGGCTTGGTGCTACATCGAAGAATGTTGGATTTGCTATGGCGCAACTATTGTCCGCCGCCAAGCAAGGTAACGAGAACTACACCGGAAGCGCCGCTAGAGAGACTGCGTCGGCCTTAAAAGATCTTACTTACGCCGTGCGCGGTGTAGCTGCTACATCTAATCAACCTGAGACTCAGAAGAAAGTGCTGATGACCGCCGACGACGTAATTCTGCGATCGTTGCGCTTGGTCAAGGAAGCGCGACGTGTACTGAAGAATCCCGACGATCCTGAGAACGAGGTCAACTTAGCTGCGGTCGCCAAAGATGTCTCCAATTCGTTAAACAAGTGTGTGTCCTGTTTACCAGGACAGAGAGACGTGGACGAAGCGATACGCAACATTGATGATATGGCTCAAATACTCAACACGAACGAGTTTCCGCAAACGAGCAAGAGTTATGG ACAATTACAGAATGACCTGAATAACGCGGCCGCCAATTTGAACGATGCATCCTCAAACATAGTATCGTCTGTGCGTTCACCTGTGCAGCTTGCAAATTCGTCGAAGCAATTTACCAATGCATTTGGTAATCTATTGGGCGTAGGTATGGAGATGGCGGGTCAGACGACGATTGAGACTCGTAGCCAAGTAGTGGTGTCGCTGAAAAACGTCACTATGACATCCGGCAAACTTCTCATAACTGCCAAATCAGTCGCGGCCGATCCTACTGCGCCGAACGCGAAGAATCAGCTTTCAGCAGCGGCACGCGCAGTTACGGACTCCATCAACTATTTAGTAGATGTGTGCACTTCGGCGGCGCCCGGACAGAACGAATGCGACAACGCCATCAGGAATATTCAGTCTATGCGATCTCTATTGGATAATCCGAGCGAGCCTATCTCTGATGCATCATATTTTGAGTGCTTGGAAACTGTCATGGAGAAGAGCAAGAGCCTCGGTGATGGTATGACCGGCATCGCGAACTACGCGAAAAAGTCAGAGCATGAGAACTTTTCTGTAGCAGTCCGCGGAGTTTCCTCTTCGATTTGCGGTCTGATAGAAGCTGCGGCTCAAGCTGCTTACCTCGCGGGAGTGAGCGATCCTACATCGGTAGCAGGTAAACCAGGTCTGGTGGATCAAGCGCAATTTTTAAGAGCAGCGCAGGCCATACACAGCGGCTGCCAGAGCCTTGGTAATCCAACCACTACACAAGAGCAAGTTCTTTCGGCCGCTACCATAATCGCTAAGCACACTAGTGCGCTTTGTAACGCCTGTAGACTTGCTTCCAGCAAGACCAGCAATCCAGTAGCCAAGCGGCACTTTGTTCAGTCTGCCAAAGATGTCGCCAATTCGACGGCGTGCCTCGTTAAGGAGATTAAGGCTCTTGACAAGAATTATTCCGACGTTAATCGCGAGAAATGTGCGGAAGCTACGAAACCACTGCTCGAAGCGGTCGATAATCTCTGTACATTTGCGAGTTCTCCTGAGTTTGCGAGTCAACCGGCCAAAATATCTATTGCGGCTAGAGCTGCTCAAGAACCAATCACTAGCGCTGGCAAGTCCATTATTGACGGTTCGTGTGCCATGGTACAGGCGGCCAAAAGTCTCGCGGTCAGTCCGAAAGATCCGCCGACTTGGCAGCTACTGGCTAATCATAGCAAGAGCGTCAGCGACTCGATCAAGTCATTGGTGGCATCGATTCGCGATAAGGCACCCGGTCAGAAAGAATGCGATGCAGCGATCGAGAAGCTGTCAGCACGTATACGTGAACTCGATGCTGCCTCGCTGAGTGCGGTCTCGCAAGCACTGGTACCGCGCCGCGAAAACACCGTACAAGGATTCACCGACCAGATGGAGAGCAGCGCGAGTGAACTGCGCGAGAAACTGGAACCCTTGCGCACTGCCGCAAAGTATGAGGCGGAAAACGTCGGTCATGCCGTCAACCAGATCGCTCTTTATTCAGAACCGCTCGTTTCTGGGGCGATTGGCGCCGCATCCAACATGGTGCACTCAAAACAGCAAATGGTGTTGTTAGATCAGACGAAAACCGTGGCCGAGTCAGCGTTGCAACTGATTTACGTTACGAAGGAATCTGCTGGTAATCCGAAGGCCGTCGCGCTGCACTCTGAGGTGGATGAAACCGTCGAATCTACCAAAGATGCACTTCAGGAACTACAAAATACCCTTGAGACCATATCTACTTCCGCGGGCATCGTTACCGGTCTGATCGACACGATTTCTCGTGCGATGGTTAGACTAGAGGATCATCGAATGTCCACTATCGACACTGTGGATTCTTACGTGGATTATCAGACAAGAATGGTCGAAGCTGCTAAAGAGATTGCTCGCTTGGCGCAAGAAATG tcTACCAAATCTAGCACAGATGTGGCCAGATTAGGTCCCCTAGCGGTCGACATATCGCACAAGTATACCCAGCTTGCTCGCGACACCTCCGGAGCATCCGCGGCCGCATCCAATGCTGATGTGTCCGCCAAACTTCGTACCGGTGTCCAAGAACTCGGCCGGGCTTGTGCAGATATTGTTCGCGCTGCTGGTACCTGTCAAATGTCACCCGGTGACGTTTATGCCCAGCGGGAAGTCGCGGAACACAGCAAGATTGTGACCGAGAAGGTATCGCAGGTGTTGGCCGCTCTACAGGCGGGTTCACGCGGTACTCAGGCGTGCATCAATGCTGCCAGTACAGTTTCTGGTATTATTGGCGATTTGGACACCACCATCATGTTTGCCACCGCTGGCACACTGCACGCCGAAAACGAAAACGATACATTCGCCGATCATCGCGAAAATATATTGCAGACGGCTAAAGCACTTGTAGAAGATACGAAGACATTAGTCGCTGGAGCAGCATCTTCGCAGGAACAGCTAGCAGTTGCAGCGCAGAATGCGGTGTCGACCATCGTCCAACTCGCCGAGGTCGTCAAGTACGGAGCGGCCAGTCTAGGCAGTCAGAATCCAGAAGCTCAAGTGATGTTGATCAACGCCGTGAAGGACGTCGCTTCCGCACTTGGTGATCTCATACACGCCACTAAGGCCGCCAGTGGCAAGCCCATCAACGATCCTAGTATGGCGCATCTCAAAGATTCTGCTAAG GTAATGGTGACGAACGTGACATCGCTGCTGAAGACAGTGAAGGCCGTGGAGGATGAACACACGCGTGGCACAAGAGCGCTGGAGTCTACAATCGAGGCTATAGCACAGGAGATTCGAGCGCTCAGTAGCTCGGAAACTCAGAAGAGCCATGTGACACCAGAGGATCTTGTACGCTGCACGAAAAGCATCACTCTATCAACGGCTAAGGCAGTTTCCGCTGGAAACAGCTGCAAGCAGGATGACATAATCGCCGCCGCCAACATGGGCAGAAAGTCTATCAGCGATATGTTAACGATCTGCAAGAGTGCGGCCTACAATTGCGCCGAGACCGCCGAACTGCGCGAGCGTACTCTTCAAGCGGGTCATGATGTCGCTATCAATTATCGAGAGTTGCTTCAGGCCATTCTGCAGATATCATCTAGATCAGGCGACGCCAAACATACTCTACCAGCGATCTCGCGCAAGATTGCGCAGAGCGTGACAGAATTGGTAGCGGTGGCAGAACTATTGAAAGGCAGCGACTGGGTCGATCCGGACGATCCTACCGTGATCGCGGAGAACGAACTACTCGGTGCGGCCGCAAGTATCGACGCAGCTGCCAAGAAATTGGCCAGTCTGAGACCGAGGAGAAGCATTCAG GAGACCACCGAAGACATGAATTTTGATGAAATGATTTTGGAAGCCGCCAAGTCAATTGCCGCCGCTACCTCGGCTTTGATAAAAGCCGCCAGTGCCGCTCAACGAGAACTCATCGCCACCGGCAAAGTGTCGCGCACGCCGTTGACCAGTTCCGATGATGGTCAGTGGTCCGAAGGCCTTATTTCGGCTGCTCGAATGGTGGCCGCCGCCACTCACAGCCTCGTGGAATCCGCGAACGCTCTCGTTCAAGGCGTAAGCTCCGAAGAAAAGTTGATCTCCAGCGCTAAGCAGGTTGCCAGCAGCACGGCGCAACTGTTGGTTGCTTGCAAGGTCAAGGCTGACCCTGACAGTGAGAGCACGAAACGTTTACAGGCGGCCGGTAATGCCGTAAAACGTGCTACCGATAATCTCGTACGTGCTGCGCAACAGGCTATCCAACAGGAAGAGGACAGATCATTGGTCCTAAACCGCCGTATGGTAGGCGGTATTGCGCAAGAGATTGACGCACGTTCGGAGGTATTACGAATTGAGCGCGAGCTGGAGGAAGCCCGAGGCAGACTTACCGCCATTCGTCTGGCCAAATACAAGAATCGATCAGATCTGGctgacggcgacggcgacgtaGCGGTCGATCAAAGCGGCTATCAGAGCTACACTACTCGATATGAGACGAGAGCGTACGAGCCGCAAACCACGCCCTCGCCCATTCAAACGATGAATCACACTCTGGACCAGCTGCAGTCTACCACACAGCACATCAGTCAATTCGGCGGCGATCGGCAGAATCTGATCAGTCCAGAAAAGGTACACTCCACGCAAAGCACGCTGGAGAGGAAGATGAAGGACAGTCAGTACCGATCCACCGTAGATCAGTATGGATCCCTGGACAGAAAGTACATCATCGACGGTCATCAAGAAAGAAGTCCATATGTCGTCACCGAAAGGAAGATTATAACAGACAATTCTCCTGGCCAGTACAGCTCGATCGAACGGAGGATCAATCAGGAGAGTTATATCGCGGAAAAGAGACACGCAGACGGTATCCCTTCGTATACGCCGCCGCCACCTCCGCCACAACACATTTTGTACTCCCCAAAACCTCCTTTGACGATCCCTAAAATTATTCAGGAACCAACTTTCAATGATCCGAAGTCTCCGCAGGATCAGCAAAAATATCCGACCGATCGGTTCTCAAGCGTCAGCCCGATGAGTACGTTCCGTTCTGAGAAGCAAGTGGACACTCAACGATTCAGCGGCGGTGTTCCGCAGCATCAAACCTTTAAGAATATTGAGAGTAAGGCCGTCCCCGGTGGTAGAATCGAAACTATCACGACGAAGACGTACACGTCTACGCCCGGCAAGAGCAGCAGCTCTAACTATGAGGCTGCAGAGGAGATCAAGGAATACACAACATCCGGCAACGATCTGTCGACGTTCAAGAGCTTTGACAACGATACCCTTGAGGAACACACGATGAAGCAGTCGATGCACAAAGTCACGGAGAAGAAAACCGTTACTATGACGATGTCGAGTCGACAAGAATCCAACACAAAGACCTTCCGTTATGAAGATAAgcaatga